TAAAGAGCCTCGACATGTACGTCTGTTCGTCGAACTACATCAACACCTATTCGCGATGGGGTAAGTCGAGCACGGCGGGTGCCGGAAACACGTCGTACGCGTTCAACGGTGCGGTCGGCTTCCGATCAGTGACCTCGCTGACCGATCCCACCAACACGATGATGCTTCAGAACATGGGTGAGACGCTGCGCTCCGCTCCAGACCGACCGTACAAGTACGACCGGACCAACGATTGGTGCAATTCGTTCGACCTGTACATCTTCAGCAGCACGTTCAACAAGGGCGGCAACCTTGCCTATTCTGACGGCCACGCTCGCTACAAGAAGCGCGCCGCCATCAACTACAAGGAGCTCGGTTCGACTCTGACGCCGGCTTGGTACTACGGCGATCAGGGCTGGCAGTGGAAGGAAGCCTATCAGGCGACGCTGACCGACCCCGACAAGTACGTGAACAACACGGGAGCTTACTACGAGTGCAAACCCTGACGCGCATCCTCGGCATCGCCGTTCTTGCGCTGGTGGCCATCGGCTGCGGAGCCGATAAGCCGCCCTACGAGCCGGGCAAGGGCGTCACGCCGCCTCCTGCTCCGGATGGCGCAAAGTCGACCAACGCGATGCCCAACCCCGGTTCGGAAAAGTAAATGCAACATCCCCGCTTCGGCGGGGATTTTTTTTTTTATAGCCCGGTAACGGTGACCGTTCGCTTGGTCGAATTCTGTGTCAGCACAAACGTTTTTGGCGGTGCCTGGTCAGCAGGATAGAATCGGTACTCGCCCACGACAGATTTTCCCGGCTCAATCGTCATGTTCCAGTCAGGACCGACCGTGAAGCTCGGATAGTAAGACGTTTCGGCGCCTTTGGCATCGCGAACGATCGCTTTTGCATATTGCCAGCCCCAGTTACCTGTCATGGGCATTGGATTGGATATTTGAACCTTAACGGCGAAGCCGTTGTCCTTAATCGGCTGACAGTCGAGGACTTTGAACGTGAGATCGTCGAGATCGAACTCTTTTGATTTGTCGATGGAGACCGAATCGACGTAGTTCATGTTGCTCTTGGCGAAGACCGAGCGAGGCGGCTCGATCTTGTCCGTCAGGTCGAACATCACCGCATTCTTGGGCATGTAGGTGTGGTAGTACATGCCGACTCGAAGATGGGGCGTCACCGAGGGAAACTCGTAGACGGTGGCGACTTCGATCGATTCGCCCGGCTTCAAATGATGATCGAGAAGGTCGCCGCCTTTCGTCAGCGCTCCCCGGTACGAAACGTCTTTAGCAGTGTAGGTGGTGTCGTAAAGCCGGAGCCCAAATGTCTTGTCGCTCGTGACGTAAATGGAGCCTTTTTCAGGATTTTTGATGGTGGCTAGGAAGATGATCAGCTTCTTTCCGGCGGGAGCGACGAAGGTCACCTTCTTTCCCCCATAGGCCAAGGCAGTTTGGACCTTTTCGAGCGTCACGAGGCGGCTTTCGCCAATCTCTGACCGATCATTGGTTCCCGAGGTAATGCCCACGATTCCAATCTTGTAAGGCGTTCCAAGTTTTGCCTTGTACTCGCGAGCTTGCGTCACGGGTTCCTTGAGCGGAAAACCCGCGATGCAGGCGATGAGGTGGCTGATCATTTTGAGAGATTATGTCCAAGCCATCACCTGCATGGGAATGAGGACCATGGTGATAGTAGGGAATAAGGAGTCAGGCTTTGACAGCGTCCTTGTTCTGCCGTATCGTGCGGATATCGCGGGAGCGTTTGATCAGTGGCAGGGACGGGTCGTACGAGGCGTCGATCCATCCGTCGTTGATCATGGCGTCCAATGTATCCGGCACCTCGGCGATGGCGCTGGCGACGAACTGGTTTGTCTTGGCGATCTGTTGAAGCGTCTGCATCAGGGCGGGGTAGCTAGAGTTTTTCGACAGCAAGTCGTGGATCATCAGCACCTGGCTAAACAAAGGCAGGACCCGCTCGCCGCGAACGTAGCAGTTCTCCTTATAGATGCGCCCGTTATGGTAAACGGCAACGTTCTTCATCTGCGCGCCTTCGTAGTTGAGTTTCAGCACATTGTTCTTTTCGATCGGCGTTTCCTGCACGAGGTCGCTGAGGAATTCGCCCATCTTGAGAGTGGTCGAAATGCTGAATCCGCCGGTGCCAATGCGCAAGTCCTGGTTGATGAAGCCGCCCTGAGCGATCCATGCCCATGCCTTTTCCGGCGTGAGTTCCAGACCGGCATCTTTCGCAAGTTCGGCCGTAAAGCCCTGGAGGTCCTTGAACTGGGCATTGGCGGTGTACCAAAAGTCGCCAAAGCGGATGTGGGTCGAGATGCGCTCCTTCTGTCCGTATTCGAACTGCTCGCGGAGCCAGTCGGCGCTGTGTTCGCCGCGTTCGATTTCGGCGATGGTGTAGGCGAGTTGGCGCGCGCTGACCTGGGCCATGGTGACGCCCGCCGACAGAATCGGATCGGCGAAGCCGGCACATTCGCCGACCAGGAACCAGTTGGGACCATAGTGGTTCTTGGCGAGGAAGGACCAGTCCTTGGTGGATTCGAGGCGATTTTCGCTTGAAGCGTTCTTGAGAAGCTCAGCGATGCGCGGCTCTTCTTCCAGCGCCTTAGCGTAGATGTCGGATGGCCTCAATCCGCTCTCCTTATAGTAGGAGGCGGGAAGGACGACGCCGATGCTCGTGCGGGTCGGGCCCATCGGGATGAACCAGATCCAGCACCATCCGAGGCTCATGATCTGGATGCGAGTTCC
The sequence above is a segment of the Armatimonadota bacterium genome. Coding sequences within it:
- a CDS encoding prepilin-type N-terminal cleavage/methylation domain-containing protein, which translates into the protein MMRNHSNRAFTLIELLVVIAIIAILAAILFPVFAQAKVAAKKTADLSNLKQLGLAGYMYSADNDDYFPGTAIMSTTEWWVAPGTDLALGWMDPTAPQNWAKSLFPYVKSLDMYVCSSNYINTYSRWGKSSTAGAGNTSYAFNGAVGFRSVTSLTDPTNTMMLQNMGETLRSAPDRPYKYDRTNDWCNSFDLYIFSSTFNKGGNLAYSDGHARYKKRAAINYKELGSTLTPAWYYGDQGWQWKEAYQATLTDPDKYVNNTGAYYECKP